The Mucilaginibacter terrae region ATCCAGCTCGGTAATATCCTGAAATACCAACGCTTCACCATTGGTTTGCCCTTGCAGACCTATAACTTCGGCATGGCCGTGTTTGCCAAAAATTACGATATTCTCATTAGCATCGTGCGACGTTTTAATGCGGTTCTGCAATTTCAGTACCACCGGGCACGAGGCATCGATCAGGGTAATGTTATGCTCTAATGCCAGCCGGTAAGTTTCGGGAGCTTCGCCGTGGGCGCGGATGAGTACTTTTTCATTGTATAAGTCGGCCAGTTGGGAGTGATCAATAATGCGAAGGCCTTTGGCTTTTAAGCGCTCAACTTCTTCATCGTTATGTACAATATCGCCCAGGCAATAGAGATAGCCATCCTCGGCCAAAATCTCTTCGGCCATGTCAATGGCATACACCACGCCAAAACAAAAGCCCGAATCCTGATCAATCTCAACCTGTAACTGATATGCTCCCATAAATGCAAAATTACGGTAAAAAAAGTTAATGATTATACTACTTGCGTCATTGCGAGGTACGAAGCAATCTCTGCGGATACAAAGCGTACATTGAATGGTTCAGAGATTGCTTCGTACCTCGCAATGACGATCTTTTTTAACTGTCAAGCTAACTGCAATACCCCAAAAAATACAAACTGCACTATCAACAGCACCGGAGCCACAATGGTTTGCGGTTTAAATTTGAACAGTTCGAACACGCTTAAAAACAAGGCACTAACCCCAAACCAGCCCACATAGTTTTTAAGCGGCGGATGTCCATTGGTCCAGCTCCAGTAGTCGAATTTAATAGCAACCGGCTCTATCAGTAAATCGAGCGCAACCAGCACTATTGCCCCTGTTATAATGCGGGCTATGGTGCTTTTTAAACGGCTTCTTTGCATCAGTACACCGGTGGCATAAACCAGCATCAGCCAGTTAACCCCAATCATCAGCGGAATGTCGGCCACTTTAACGCCCAGTGTTTTGCCGTAAGTATAATCGCCAAAAATCCAGTGTTTATGCACGCCTATCCACTCGGCGGTGTACCCTCCTGCAAAAATAAGCAGGGCAAAAAGCCAAAACTTTTCATCGGGCCTGTAATGGTTAATTAATACAACCGCAAGCATAAGCAGCAGGTGAAACGGCACCAACTTTAAAAAGTAAGGCGTTAAGGGCGGCACCAAAAAGCCCACCAGCCCTACCACGTGAAAAAGAATAATGATGATAATGGGTATCCTGGTGTTTTTTAAAACTATACCCTGCGACCTTTCCATGTGGTGTTTTTTGTTAAATGATTTTGAATGGCTAAAATGCCGATGGCCAGCAAACTGGTCATTTGCAAAGGATGCAGCACGGTGTTAAAAAATGCGTTTTGACCAGATGATAGCGATATCATTACGCGGCTCAGCAGTATTAATCCGCACATTAGGGTAATTAAAGGCAAATTAAGCGTTGCTATAACCACCAGCGGACCACCAACTACCAGTAGCAGGTAACATATAAACCCAATGATGCTGTAGTTAAACGGAGCTAAAAAGTTTTTACTGAAACCTTTTATCCCGTCGATATAGTTGGTATACATGCGGCAGCTGATCAACCCGTTTGCCAACAGGCTTTCGCCCAAATACTTTTCGGCTTTTACCAGCTTCATTATTTCCACGTCTTCTACCACGCGGTCTTTAACCAGTTCGTGCCATTGGTTTTGGCGGTACAACTCGGCATGAAACATCATGAACTGACCACTTGCCGCTGCAAAAGCAGGGTTCTTGGTTAAATAAATTAAGCGTATGGGTAACAGGTTAAGCAATAAATAGTGCATAAGCGGCACTACTGTGCGTTCGCCTAAGGTTTGCATTTCCTGGTTGGTAAATAAGCTGAGCAAGGCAAGGTGCTTTGCCTTTACCCGATGAACGGCACTGTTCAATAAATCATCATAAATACGTTCATCAGCATCTAAAAACAATAAAAAACTGCCGCGGGCTTGTTTAGCTAACTGGTAGCAGGCATAATTTTTACCCAGCCATCCCTGAGGTAAAATATTGCCTTTAATTACTTTAAAACGCGGGTGTTGTGCCGCAAAGGCCTGGCAAATGGCAAACGTATTATCGTCCGAATCATCATCAAGCACGATAACCTCATAGTTTGGATAATCCTGATTATGGATAGATTGCAGTAAGGCTAAAATATTGGCTTCTTCGTTACGGGCAGGAATGAGGATAGACACCATTTCTTCCTGCATACGGTTTACCCGCCGCAGTTTAGGGTCAGATATGAAGTTGAACAGGGTTACCACAAAACGCAATACGAGGAAGAAGAAGATTACGGATAGAATGATAGTCACCTTATATTACAATTTGTGTTTGCTGTGCTTTTGCCGATCGATAATGTTGTTGAAATGCCTGCTTCAATTCGTCAAGATTATTTATATCCTCAACGTAATTTTGAACATAAACGTTTACCGTTGGTTTTTTGTGCTCAAAATTTTCAATAAAAGTGTTGGCAAATACATACTGGAATTTGCCTGCCGCCTGCTTGATGATTTTTGTCAGTCCGCCTTCAAAATGAATATCGTTGGTAAAATTAGAATACAATTTAGCCTGCGGAAATACGAGCACCAGATTTTGCGGATTGTTTAACAACTCGGCCGTAAAGTTCAACGATTCGATCATCGACCGTGAATTTTTAAGCACCGAGTAAGCACCGAGGTATTTTAGGAAGAACACCTTTTTTACGGTGTCTTCGAGCACCATGACATGGAATTTTTTTTGGAACAGCAGGTTATTGAGCCAGTACAGCAAAAAACCATCCCACCAGCTGAAATGATTAGCCAGCAATAAAATCGATTTGCCGGCATCAACTTCGATAGTATTAAAATTAAACGCCCTGAAGTTTTTGCCAATAATATACCCAATGTAGCGGTGAAAGAAACCGCTGATGAGTTTGTTATTTTTGGGGTAGATCATGGTAGGGGCAAGATAAGGAAAATAGTGGTTTATCTGTCCAGCGCTGTCATCTTGAACGATAGTGAGAGAACTTTTTGAGTTGATAAGCTAATCGCTTTGAAAAGATTTCTCGTTCTTCGAAATGACATATTTTATTATACTTGCTCCCCCTTCAGGGGGCTGGGGGGTTAATGCTCCACATTAACCTGATTAGCCAAAGCCTGTTTATGAAAGCCGTTAATGTTTTCTACCAACTCATTAAATGGTACTTCGCCAGCCACACCGCAATCAAACAAGTGAATAAACGCCGATGGTTTGAGGCTTTCGAAATAATCAATTAATACGCACGAGTACACAATTTGGCAAGGGCCTTTAATGTGTTTAATAAGGCGTTCGATACCTTTTTCGATGGATATGCTGGTGGCATGATTGGATACCAGTTCGCCCTGTGGGAAAACCACTACTAAGTTTTCGGGCGTGTTTAATAAATCGGCCGCGTAGTGTAATGATTTGAGCATTTCGCGGGTACCTTTCTCAATCGAAAATCCGCCGAAGAGGTTGAACAACATCCGCTTTTCAAGATGGTCGTGCTGCATCATTATGTACAGCTTGCGGTTGAGATGGTAGTAAGCCAGGTAATTACCAAAAAAGCCATCCCACCAGCTAAAATGATTGCAAAGCAAAAGTACCGAATGCCCCGGCTTAGGCTCAAACGGCAAAACCACCACGCGGTTAAAGGCCTTACGCATACGGTAACGCATGTACACAGCAAACCAGTTGCTGAATAAGTTTACACGCCGGGCAGGTATCATAAATTGTAATTTACCATATAATCATCTAACTGAGCAGTAACCAGCCAATGGCCTAAAGGTACCTCATGTACCACCGGGTTAGTTAACTTTTGTATAAAACCCGCTGCCGAGCTTTTAGGGAACAGCATATCATGCTTACCAAATATCAGGTGGCATTTAATGTTATGTGCATTAATTTGGCTTGTTACCTTAACCACATCGGGCTGTAACTGTTTGATGAGGTTGAGGGTGTAATACACATCCTGCCGTTTTTGCGGCGTATCCATTTCGCTGTAAGCAATCTTGTAAAGGCTTTCGTCAATAAATCTTATACGGCGCAAGCCTTTTAACACACCCGGAGCCAGCCAGTTGCTTTTGGTTACAGTTTTAAACATCAGCTTACCGGCAGCATGGTGCATTAAAAAGTTAAAGCCTTTATATACCGATAATCCATCGGGTGCCATGAGTATCACTTCTTCAATAAACTCCGGAAACTCTTCAACCAAAACCAGCGCCAGGTTGGCACCAATGGAGTAAGCCATTAAGCTGATGCGTTGGCGGCCATGTGCTTTAAACCATTCTTCGAGGTAAGCGCGCATCATGGCTTTGGGCATACCGGCCAGTATTTGCTGCTCGGTCCAGTTTTCTATTTTAGTTTGGCCATGAAAAAAGTGGTCGAAACTATAAACCCGGTACTGGGTAAGGATGGATTTTTGAAGTACCTCAAATTGCCTGCCCGTCATGCCATAGCCATGAAAAGCCAGCATAGGCTTTGCGCCTGCGCCATATTCATGATAATAAACCTGTCCTAAACCGGGTAGATGTAAAAACGCCATAAACAGGCAATATTAATTATTATTTCGGAGTTGTTTATTATTTCGAATGTTCAATTTCGAATTTTATACAGCTTGTATCATTGTGTCATTGCGAGCGATAGCGTGGCAATCTCCTCATGCAAAGTTGTTCAGCTTTTCGACGGAGATTGCTTCGTACCTCGCAATGACATGTAGTGTAGAAATTCGAAATCAATCCACCCATTCACTCACGATCCTACCCGATAGCAACGCCAGCGGAATACCGCCGCCAGGGTGAACACTGCCTCCGCAGAAGTAGAGGTTTTTTATTTTGGATGAACGGTTGGCGTGGCGCAAAAACGCCGCAAACTGGCTATTTGAGCTGGTGCCGTATAAGGAGCCTTGGTATGATGAGGTAC contains the following coding sequences:
- a CDS encoding glycosyltransferase — encoded protein: MTIILSVIFFFLVLRFVVTLFNFISDPKLRRVNRMQEEMVSILIPARNEEANILALLQSIHNQDYPNYEVIVLDDDSDDNTFAICQAFAAQHPRFKVIKGNILPQGWLGKNYACYQLAKQARGSFLLFLDADERIYDDLLNSAVHRVKAKHLALLSLFTNQEMQTLGERTVVPLMHYLLLNLLPIRLIYLTKNPAFAAASGQFMMFHAELYRQNQWHELVKDRVVEDVEIMKLVKAEKYLGESLLANGLISCRMYTNYIDGIKGFSKNFLAPFNYSIIGFICYLLLVVGGPLVVIATLNLPLITLMCGLILLSRVMISLSSGQNAFFNTVLHPLQMTSLLAIGILAIQNHLTKNTTWKGRRV
- a CDS encoding carotenoid biosynthesis protein, producing MERSQGIVLKNTRIPIIIIILFHVVGLVGFLVPPLTPYFLKLVPFHLLLMLAVVLINHYRPDEKFWLFALLIFAGGYTAEWIGVHKHWIFGDYTYGKTLGVKVADIPLMIGVNWLMLVYATGVLMQRSRLKSTIARIITGAIVLVALDLLIEPVAIKFDYWSWTNGHPPLKNYVGWFGVSALFLSVFELFKFKPQTIVAPVLLIVQFVFFGVLQLA
- a CDS encoding 4-hydroxy-3-methylbut-2-enyl diphosphate reductase → MGAYQLQVEIDQDSGFCFGVVYAIDMAEEILAEDGYLYCLGDIVHNDEEVERLKAKGLRIIDHSQLADLYNEKVLIRAHGEAPETYRLALEHNITLIDASCPVVLKLQNRIKTSHDANENIVIFGKHGHAEVIGLQGQTNGEALVFQDITELDTLELPQQITLYSQTTKSTDKFYQIKDHLVGKGYEVKANDTICRQVSNRDKDLPEFAKRYNKIVFVSGKKSSNGKVLFEVCRKHNPDTYFVSSVDELSPSMFNPGDTIGISGATSTPMWLMELIKAELERY
- a CDS encoding alpha/beta fold hydrolase translates to MAFLHLPGLGQVYYHEYGAGAKPMLAFHGYGMTGRQFEVLQKSILTQYRVYSFDHFFHGQTKIENWTEQQILAGMPKAMMRAYLEEWFKAHGRQRISLMAYSIGANLALVLVEEFPEFIEEVILMAPDGLSVYKGFNFLMHHAAGKLMFKTVTKSNWLAPGVLKGLRRIRFIDESLYKIAYSEMDTPQKRQDVYYTLNLIKQLQPDVVKVTSQINAHNIKCHLIFGKHDMLFPKSSAAGFIQKLTNPVVHEVPLGHWLVTAQLDDYMVNYNL
- a CDS encoding lysophospholipid acyltransferase family protein, translated to MIPARRVNLFSNWFAVYMRYRMRKAFNRVVVLPFEPKPGHSVLLLCNHFSWWDGFFGNYLAYYHLNRKLYIMMQHDHLEKRMLFNLFGGFSIEKGTREMLKSLHYAADLLNTPENLVVVFPQGELVSNHATSISIEKGIERLIKHIKGPCQIVYSCVLIDYFESLKPSAFIHLFDCGVAGEVPFNELVENINGFHKQALANQVNVEH
- a CDS encoding 1-acyl-sn-glycerol-3-phosphate acyltransferase → MIYPKNNKLISGFFHRYIGYIIGKNFRAFNFNTIEVDAGKSILLLANHFSWWDGFLLYWLNNLLFQKKFHVMVLEDTVKKVFFLKYLGAYSVLKNSRSMIESLNFTAELLNNPQNLVLVFPQAKLYSNFTNDIHFEGGLTKIIKQAAGKFQYVFANTFIENFEHKKPTVNVYVQNYVEDINNLDELKQAFQQHYRSAKAQQTQIVI